The Kaistella daneshvariae genomic sequence TGACATTTTACATATTTTCTTTTTACTTCTATTTTTATCTCTTATCATTTCCGGAATTTTATTAATCTGGAAAGCCAAAAAAGGAATAATTTTAAATTTCATACAATTTCCATTTCGAATATTTTTTGCGATTTATTCATTCTGGTTTATTTCAAAAATATTTACCGAAAGCAACACAGAACCAAAACAATTCTTTATCGCTGCAACAATTTTGGAGTTTGTGCGAATTATTTCAGAAATAATAATATATCGAAAATTAAAATTTAAAAAGATTATCGCCGAATAAGTGTAAAAAAAACGCCATACAACAAGGTATTTCTTCAAGCGGGTATGAAGTTTTCATCGAAGATTTTCGCGGTTAATTCAGTTTTCAGCAAGTAGAAAGTTTTCGTATTTTTATCCCGCCTGCAGAAATAGCCAACCGTTAGCGGCAACGTTAAGACACTTTAGCGGATTAAAAACAACTAAATGAACTTATGAATGACCTCTTAAATAAACTATCGTCATATAATCTATTCAACAATCTTCTTCCTGGAATTTTGTTCGTTATTTTATTAAACCATTTTACTGAGTTCGAAATTAAGCAAGACAATCTCCTACTTGCGGCATTCTTATACTATTTCATAGGTATGACAATCAGCAGAATATCATCTGTTTTAATTGAACCTGTGCTGAAAAAAATAAAATTTGTAAAATTTAAGGAATATAAGCTTTTTGTTGACGCTTGTAAAAAGGACACTAAACTTGATATATTGGTTGAAACTAACAATAAATTCAGAGTTTTATTGACTGTTATTATTATCGTTATATTCGCTAAAGTTTTTTATTCAATCAATCTTAATTGTCTTAAAATTAGTAACAATCTACAGCAATATTTACTCTTAGTTACTCTAACAGTAATTTATCTTTTTGCTTACAGAAAGCAAACAAATTATATAACTAAACGAATTGATGCTAATACATAAAATATGGATTTTATTATAGACTTTATATATGTTGGAGACGGAGACGGAATAGTAATTTGGGGAAGAAATCCAAATGAACGGGATTTTGTTTTCTTTTTAGACGGAGGTACTGCTGAATTTGGAAGTAAAGTAGTGGAGCATTATAGAAAATGGATAAAGCCAAATCTTTATAGTAAAAGAACAATAGCCTTTATTAATAGTCATCCACACGCTGACCATATCAATGGTTTAATTGAGATAGTAAAAGAGATTGGGAATGAGATGGCTTGGGGAATTTACAACGACCCAGTAAAGTTTATCTCTGACGAACTCCGACATAATATTAAACAGTCTGCACTGAGAAAAGAAGATGCTGATATTGAACATTTATATGAATCATTTCAAAAGGTTCAAGAGTTGAATGAATTGTGTGAACAATATGGTATTGAAAGAAGAGAAGCGCTATCTGACAGTTTCAATTATAATGAAATAAAGATATTATCTCCATCAAGAGAATTTTACACTGATAAAGTTCAATTATTTACAAACATCGACTTTCTCAAAGTTGTAAATTATCAAAAGACTTTTTCTCAAATCAACGAATCAAATGAGTTATTAAAACCTTGCGATGTAGTAGATGAAAAAAATGATGCTTCACCTGAAAATCTTTCTGCCACAGTAATTCAATTAACAGATAGTAAAGGGAAAAGATATATTCTTAGTAGTGACGCTGGAGTTGAGTCATTTGATGATATGGAACGAAATGGCTTCAATTCCGAAAATCTGACAATTGTTCAACTACCACATCACGGAAGTAGAAGAAATATTAGTACTGAATGGATTGCGAAGTTTTCTCCGAGTATGTATTTGATTTCCGCAGAAGGAAACGAGAAACATCCAAGAAAAGCAGTTATCAGCTGCATAAAGAAAAATGTACCTAACTGTAGTATATATAGTACTCATAAAAATAAAGGAACCATCTCATACACAACTAATCGAGAAGTTTTTCCAAATAGAAATTGGGGAAGTGCGGAACCTTTGTAAAAAACACTGCCGCTAACAAGGGCTTGCCAAAAGCGGGGCTGAAGTTCTTCGATTGGACATTTGTGCAAGGTTCAACTTTAGTAATTCTATTGAAGTTTTGTGCTAAAAATCCCCGCCTTCGGCAAGCCGCGAAACGTTGTGCGCTATGCAAAATGTGCAGCGCGAAATTTAATTTCGGGAATTTTAAATTTGAAAAAAATGCCGATTTCGGGCGGAATTTTCTTTCACGAAGATTTTAAAACAAAAAAAAGTTTGGACCACAAAAACGCGCAAAAATTCGGATCGAAAATTTCGCGGTACTTGCACAAAGTTCCTGGAATTTAAAGTGAAAAAATATGCCGCTAAAATGGCTAAATTTTCTAAAATTCCAGAGAAGTTTGACAAACAAAATTTTGAAAAAAAGATGCTTTTAGCGGCAAAAAAAATTAAGATTCTGCAAAAGTTTTATAAGCAAAATGGAATTAAAAATTGCACATCGCACAACAGCGTATTTCTACGAGCGGGTTTGAAGTTTTCAATTGAGATTTGTGTTATATTTTTAGTATATTTCCATTATAAAATTTTGTGTTTGTTGCCCGCCCGCAGAAACAAAAACGTTGTACGCAATTTTCCAATATTGCGTATAAATTGAAAAAATGGAAAATACTCGTAAAATAAGAATGAAGAAGATTTTAAACTTGTGTAAAAGAATAAATTTATATGATTTTTTTCGTTGTTTAATTATTCTCCTCGATTTTTTAATATTCGAATATATAGACATAGAAAAATTGAACAAAGTATATCTTACCTTTTTAATTTTTATGAATATTTACTTAATAGTAATTATTATTCTAAAGTTAGGTTTAAATAAGGAAAATAATTATAAATACTTAGCTCAATCAATATATTATGGTAGTATTGCATCCGCAACCTTTTCAATTATGATATTTGGACATTATTTAATTTCCAATTAATAAAAATCTTTTTAAACGACAATTCAATACTTAAATTATTATTATAGATTTATTAAGGAAAATTTAAAAAAATATGCATAAAAAACTGCGTACAACATTGGTTTTGCAAAATGCGGGGATAAGTCCAACCTGAAAATTTTGTCATAATAATCCGCAAATTGGCTTTTCATATTACATTTTTTATTAATTTAAAAATCTGAAAAAGCCATTTGCTACGTTTCTGAATTCTTGAACTTTTGGTTCTTCGAATTCCCGCACTTCGCAAAGCCTTTTTCCGTTGTGCGCTATGCAAAAAATTCTGGCGCGGAATCAAACTTCGGGAATTTTAAAGTGGAAAAAAATGCCAATTTCGGGCGGAATTTTCTTTCACGAAGATTTTAAAACAAAAAAAAGTTTGGACCACAAAAACGCGCAAAAATTCGGATCGAAAATTTCGCGGAACTTGCACAAAGTTCCTGAAAGTCAAAGTGAAAAAATATACCGTTAAAAGGGCAAAATTTTTTAAAATTCCAGAGAAGTTTGACAAACAAAATTTTGAAAAAAAGATGCTTTTAGCGGCAAAAAAAATTAAGATTCTGAAAAAGTTTTAAAAGCAAAATGCAATTAAAAATTGCACATCGCACAACAGTGTATTTCTACGAGCGGGTTTGAAGTTTTCAATTGAGATTTGTGTTATATTTTTAGTATATTTCCATTATAAAATTTTGTGTTTGTTGCCGCCCGCAGAAATACAAAAACGTTAGCTGCAATGTTATGAAGACCTCGTACACAATAAGTTTTTTAACAATATTTGCCATTTTTTCTTGCAATAAATCAGAAATTAATTTTGGTTCAAACTTTATTGTTGATAACCGTCTCAATGAAAATGAAGTATTTAAAAAGCTAAATGATAGTTCAGAAATTATATTAAGAAAAAGAGATTCAATTAGTTCCAAACGAAGTACAGATATTAAGTTGGAAATCAATATAAACGACACAATAACTAATATATCAAAATTAAAAGCCCGTTCAGCATTTATCAACACCTACACTTTTGGAAAAGAAGAATTAAAAGCAGAAAAATCAGATACTTTAGCTATAGAAATCGATAATTTTGATGGTTACAGTTCAGAAGGAATTAAAATTCTAGTTTACAAAGATAGATTCGATGTGAAATATTACATGACTTCAGATATTATTGCTCCAATAAATCCAATTGAGCTTACGAAAGTTAATTCTTCCAAATTAATCCTTAATAAGAATAATTATAAAGTCAATGATTCAATTTATGGATATTTAGAAGCTGATTTAACGTATCAAAATATATTTTCACTTCAGCAAAAAATTAAAGCAAAAGGTTATTTTAGAACGATATTCAAAGAAAATAAATATTAAAAACACTGCAGCTA encodes the following:
- a CDS encoding ComEC/Rec2 family competence protein, with the translated sequence MDFIIDFIYVGDGDGIVIWGRNPNERDFVFFLDGGTAEFGSKVVEHYRKWIKPNLYSKRTIAFINSHPHADHINGLIEIVKEIGNEMAWGIYNDPVKFISDELRHNIKQSALRKEDADIEHLYESFQKVQELNELCEQYGIERREALSDSFNYNEIKILSPSREFYTDKVQLFTNIDFLKVVNYQKTFSQINESNELLKPCDVVDEKNDASPENLSATVIQLTDSKGKRYILSSDAGVESFDDMERNGFNSENLTIVQLPHHGSRRNISTEWIAKFSPSMYLISAEGNEKHPRKAVISCIKKNVPNCSIYSTHKNKGTISYTTNREVFPNRNWGSAEPL